AGAACTTTTTGCTGGGGTGCCGGTGTGGCTTGCTGAGGTGGTGATCCCCGTGACGTTTGCAATGTTGGGTTTTTTATTTTTGATTCGTGTCATCCTGAGACCAAAGGCCGAAGGATCCAGTGAAATCAATTGAGCGATCGGGATCCTTCGCTATTGCTCAGGATGACATATGACATATGACAGATGACATTTCTTCTTGCCTTCATAGCCGGCGCGATCTCTCTTTGCGGGGCCCCGGTATTCGTTATACTGGGAGGGGCCGCCCTCTGGTGTTTTTATTCTGCCGGCATAGATATCTCGGCGGTAATAATAGAGCTGTATCGCATGACCTCGGCGCCGACGCTGGTCGCCATACCGTTCTTTACGTTCGCGGGATATCTTTTGGCCGAGTCGAAGGCGCCGCTTCGTTTCGTTGAACTATATCAATCTCTCTTCGGATGGATGCCGGGCGGTATTGTTATCGTGACCATAACAGCCTGCGCCTTTTTCACTGCCTTTACCGGGGCATCCGGAGTCACTATCGTCGCTCTGGGCGGACTTGTGCTTCCCATCTTGATAAAGGACGGCTATTCGGAAAAGTTCTCGCTCGGCCTTGTTACCTGTTGCGGAAGCGTTGGTCTTCTCTTTCCGCCCAGTCTTCCCATAATACTTTATGGCGTTGTTGCCGGAGTCTCTATAGATGAGCTCTTTCTTGCCGGTATCGTTCCGGGCATTGTGCTCGTTGCCACGCTCTCTGCTTTTGGAATAGTTGTGTCATTGCGAGGTCGCAAAGCGACCGAAGCAATCCCCCGAGATCAATTAGGTTCGGGAGATCGCTTTGCCGGCGCTCCCGCCAAACTGCCGGCGGGCAAGCGCAGTGACAGAAACAGATTAGAATATAAACGAATCTTTGCCGCCGTCAAAGACGCCGCTTGGGAACTCCCGATACCTCTCATTATACTTATCGGGATATACGGCGGGTTCTTTACCACAGGCGAGGCGGCGGTAGTTACCGTTGTCTACGTCTGGTTGGTCGAGGTCTTCGTAAAGCGCGACCTTCATATAATAAGGGATGTCCCGCGTATCATGCGCGAATCGATGGTGCTGGTTGGAGGGATACTTATAATCCTTGGTGTTGCGCTCGGGTTCACCAATTATCTTGTGGATGCCCAGGTGCCGACGAAGCTCTTTGAGTTCGTGCGCCAGTATATATCGAGTAAATACACATTCCTTATCATACTTAACGTCTTTCTTTTGGTAGTCGGATGCCTCATGGACGTCTTTTCGGCGACGATCGTCGTGGTCCCTCTTATTGCGCCTATTGCAAAGGAGTTCGGCATAAATCCGCTTCATCTGGGGATTATCTTCTTAACTAATCTTGAAATAGGGTATATGACGCCGCCTGTGGGACTGAACCTTTTCATTTCGTCCTTCAGGTTCAAAAAGCCGATAACATTTTTATACCGCGCATCGTTCCAGTTCCTGATGGCGATGATCGTCGCGCTTTTAGTGATAACCTACGTTCCCGACCTTTCATTGTGGCTGGCGGGATTTTTAAATAAGTAAGCGATCTCGAATCTGGCTTTGCCAGTTTGAGATCGAGGGGATTGGGGGAAACGGCGAGGTTTGACGAGCCGGTCGTTCCCCCCATCAGAATAGCCGGCGGGATTTTTAAGACAAGGGAGGAAGGATATGAAAAAACTTTTATTGGTAGCAGTGATAACCGCGATATCTTTTGCGGCAATAGCAAAGCCCCTCGACAATGCTCAGGGCAAGGAGACAAAAATGACAAAGACATGGACGGAACCGAAGGCGTCGACGGTGGACGTAAACAAAAAACATACCGCAGTGATAAAGACATCGAAGGGCGAGATGATCTGCGAACTTTTTGCAAAAGAGGCCCCCCTTTCGGTCACAAATTTTAAGTATCTCTCGGACGGCGGCTTTTATAACGGGCTCACTTTTCACCGCGTAGTTCCTGATTTTGTCATTCAGGGCGGCGACCCGACGGCATCAGGTTCCGGCGGACCCGGCTACACCATCCCTGCCGAGATAAAGAAGCCGCATCCCAAAGGGGCTCTTGCATGGGCGCGCACGGGCGATGAGGTGAATCCCCAGCGCCGCTCAAGCGGTTCCCAGTTCTATATCACGCTCGAGGCAACGCCTTTTCTTGATAATCAGTACACGGTCTTCGGTCAGGTCATAAAGGGCCAGGATGTTGTTGAGAAGATAAAGGCCACCGACAAGATAGAATCGGTCACTGTAAAGGCGGAGTGAGCTCTTTCTTCTTTTTCCTGAGCATGTCACTAAAGGACCTGTTCGAGAATATCAGGAAGAACGCCGCTATAAGAAGAAGGATGCCGGGGATGATAGGGACGATGAGACCTATTATTCCAAAGACGAGGAAGATAAGGCCCAAGGCTATTCTAAGCGTCCTTTTGATGCCGCCGTGACGGTACCAGAGTATCATTAAATAGAGAATGCCGCCACCGATGAGCCAGCCACACAGAACGTCGCTTGGCCAGTGAACGCCCAAATATATCCTTGAAAAGCCGATGAAGAATAGAAGGATCGCGGTCAGGATATATATGAGACGTCTTTTTAACGGAAAGCGTTCACCCAAGAAATAAGCCAGAATGCCAAAGACCGCGGTCGTCACCAGCGCATGACCGCTTGGAAAGCTGAAACTCCCCACTTTATCCAGATGTTCCCAAAGGAGAGGTCTTGGTCTGTGGACGATCCTCTTGAGAATGGTGCTAGAAAGAAAGGCTATAACTCCGGTCAGGAGCATTATGTGTGCCTTGTTCAAACGGCCGCGAAGCGTGAAATATAGCGTTGCGGTGAATATCGTCAGAAGAATAATGGGGCTATTTCCGAGCCACGACATAAGCCGGAAGAATGCCTTAAAAGTGCTCCAATAGGGCATATGGTCATGTATAAAGAATGCTAGGTGGGTATCCATGGAACGCCCATATAATGATTGTTTGACATTTGCAAGGGTTTGTGGTTCCATGCGTTCTAGAAAGAAACGAGTAAGGTAACGGTTAATGGGTATAGGAAGTGAGAGCGGAGTTTGGATTTATGGTTGCCCCGGAGGGAATATTCGTTCCCTTGCGGGGTTTTTTGTTATGTCGCGCCTTTGCTAATGTTGCCATGGCGTGGACATGCCCTAACGAAAGGAGATTTTATGGGCAAGAGACTGTATGTAGGTAATTTGTCGTACAACACGACCGAAGAGGCTTTAAAAGAGCTCTTCGCACAGCATGGTGCAGTGGAATCGGCGAGCATCCTCATGGATAAATTTTCAGGTCGCTCACGCGGCTTTGGATTTGTCGAGATGACGAACGACGAAGAGGCCAAGGCGGCCGTTGAGAAAGTTAACGGTACAAGCCTTGATGGCCGTGACCTCGTTGTGAACGAAGCCCGTCCGCAGGAAGAACGTAAACCCGGCGGCGGCGGTGGCGGAAGACGCTTCGGCGGCGGCGGTGGTGGACGTGACCGCGATCGCGGCGGCAGCGGCGGTGGCAGAAGAGACCGCTACTAGTAGCGATTTTCTAATTTTGCTATAAAAAGGATCCCCTGTTCCTTAACCGGAGCAGGGGATTTTTACATAAAAAGACTCGCAGGATCTTGACTTAAGAACTCTTCCAAAGGCATGCCCCCCGATCCGACGATTAGGATCCTCATGGGTTTGAATCTCTTTTGAAACTCGCCCATTCCGGACGTGCTCTCTTTTCTGCGTCCACTTTTCACTTCAATACCGATTATTTTTTTATCATTAGAGATCACAAAATCGACCCCGCTTCCCCGCTCCCGCCAGTAGTGTACTGTTTCAATGTTTCCCATAAAAGAGTTCAAAAGATGGGCTCCAACCGCCGATTCGACCAGCCTTCCCCATATATCTCTTTCGATCTTAGAATCTTCAAACGTTGTCTGTGAAGAAGCGGACATTAGCGCATTGTTAAATACCTGAAACTTGGGACTTGAGCCTCTTCTGCGAACGCCTTGTGATGCATATTTTTCTAGTCCGCATATCAGGCCTATTTGTCCGAGAAGCTCAAGATAGTGGGCGAGCGTTGTTGTATTCCCG
The DNA window shown above is from Deltaproteobacteria bacterium CG11_big_fil_rev_8_21_14_0_20_49_13 and carries:
- a CDS encoding C4-dicarboxylate ABC transporter, which gives rise to MTFLLAFIAGAISLCGAPVFVILGGAALWCFYSAGIDISAVIIELYRMTSAPTLVAIPFFTFAGYLLAESKAPLRFVELYQSLFGWMPGGIVIVTITACAFFTAFTGASGVTIVALGGLVLPILIKDGYSEKFSLGLVTCCGSVGLLFPPSLPIILYGVVAGVSIDELFLAGIVPGIVLVATLSAFGIVVSLRGRKATEAIPRDQLGSGDRFAGAPAKLPAGKRSDRNRLEYKRIFAAVKDAAWELPIPLIILIGIYGGFFTTGEAAVVTVVYVWLVEVFVKRDLHIIRDVPRIMRESMVLVGGILIILGVALGFTNYLVDAQVPTKLFEFVRQYISSKYTFLIILNVFLLVVGCLMDVFSATIVVVPLIAPIAKEFGINPLHLGIIFLTNLEIGYMTPPVGLNLFISSFRFKKPITFLYRASFQFLMAMIVALLVITYVPDLSLWLAGFLNK
- a CDS encoding peptidylprolyl isomerase, whose amino-acid sequence is MTKTWTEPKASTVDVNKKHTAVIKTSKGEMICELFAKEAPLSVTNFKYLSDGGFYNGLTFHRVVPDFVIQGGDPTASGSGGPGYTIPAEIKKPHPKGALAWARTGDEVNPQRRSSGSQFYITLEATPFLDNQYTVFGQVIKGQDVVEKIKATDKIESVTVKAE
- a CDS encoding RNA-binding protein, with protein sequence MGKRLYVGNLSYNTTEEALKELFAQHGAVESASILMDKFSGRSRGFGFVEMTNDEEAKAAVEKVNGTSLDGRDLVVNEARPQEERKPGGGGGGRRFGGGGGGRDRDRGGSGGGRRDRY